From the Prosthecodimorpha staleyi genome, one window contains:
- the livM gene encoding high-affinity branched-chain amino acid ABC transporter permease LivM — MANETQTGGRSVDIGHAAKDALLAGLIAFGLFGVFIGLQTVQDISNRLVLKVRPEALAIIVGIIVVGRFLLNVFVWGREPAHKVATPSPSGGLLGMFKRLCFLVGVVVTLVAIVDIGFRLAGGALPNMPISPPGQMGLGSIILIEAVAVLFGMVLIAFGQNMTERAAALLGPAGIGFLAAFPIIAILGAGWGGSLKWIDNFGIQILIYVMLGWGLNIVVGLAGLLDLGYVAFYAVGAYSYALLAKEFGLSFWILLPLAGILSAFWGIILGFPVLRLRGDYLAIVTLAFGEIIRMVLVNWVDFSGGYAGISGIPRPTLFGIPFNASDEGFAARFGLEFSPIYRTIFLYYLILCLALLTAFVTVRMRRMPVGRAWEALREDEIACRSLGINTTNTKLTAFALGAMFGGFAGSFFSARQGFISPESFTFIESAQILAIVVLGGMGSLYGVVIAAVVLVGGFEIMRELDFLKQIFGNDFDPALYRGLIFGASMVVIMLWKPRGLISTRTPTAFLKERKTVSGDLVKEGHG, encoded by the coding sequence ATGGCCAACGAGACCCAAACCGGCGGCCGGTCCGTCGATATCGGCCATGCGGCGAAGGACGCGCTGCTGGCCGGCCTGATCGCATTCGGCCTTTTCGGCGTCTTCATCGGCCTGCAGACGGTCCAGGACATCTCCAACCGGCTGGTTCTGAAGGTCCGGCCGGAAGCCCTGGCGATCATCGTCGGCATCATCGTGGTCGGGCGCTTTCTCTTGAACGTCTTCGTGTGGGGACGCGAGCCCGCGCACAAGGTTGCGACGCCGAGCCCGTCCGGCGGTCTGCTGGGCATGTTCAAGCGGCTCTGCTTCCTGGTCGGCGTCGTCGTTACCCTGGTGGCGATCGTCGACATCGGCTTCCGCCTCGCCGGCGGCGCCCTGCCGAACATGCCGATCTCGCCGCCCGGCCAGATGGGCCTCGGCAGCATCATCCTGATCGAAGCCGTCGCGGTCCTGTTCGGCATGGTGCTGATCGCCTTCGGCCAGAACATGACCGAGCGCGCCGCCGCCCTGCTCGGCCCGGCCGGCATCGGCTTCCTGGCCGCCTTCCCGATCATCGCGATCCTTGGCGCCGGCTGGGGCGGATCGCTGAAATGGATCGACAATTTCGGCATCCAGATCCTGATCTACGTGATGCTCGGCTGGGGCCTGAACATCGTCGTCGGCCTCGCCGGCCTGCTCGATCTCGGCTATGTCGCCTTCTACGCGGTCGGCGCCTATTCCTATGCGCTGCTCGCCAAGGAATTCGGGCTCAGCTTCTGGATCCTGCTGCCGCTGGCCGGCATCCTGTCGGCCTTCTGGGGCATCATCCTCGGCTTCCCCGTGCTGCGGCTGCGCGGCGACTATCTCGCGATCGTGACGCTCGCCTTCGGCGAGATCATCCGCATGGTGCTGGTCAACTGGGTCGACTTCTCGGGCGGCTATGCGGGCATTTCGGGCATTCCGCGTCCGACCCTGTTCGGCATCCCGTTCAATGCCAGCGACGAGGGCTTTGCGGCCCGGTTCGGGCTTGAATTCTCTCCGATCTACCGAACCATCTTCCTCTACTACCTGATCCTCTGCCTCGCGCTGCTGACCGCCTTCGTGACGGTGCGCATGCGGCGGATGCCGGTCGGGCGGGCCTGGGAGGCGCTGCGCGAGGACGAGATCGCCTGCCGTTCGCTCGGCATCAACACCACCAACACCAAGCTCACCGCCTTCGCGCTCGGAGCCATGTTCGGCGGCTTCGCCGGCTCGTTCTTCTCCGCGCGCCAGGGCTTCATCTCGCCGGAGAGCTTCACCTTCATCGAATCCGCGCAGATCCTGGCCATCGTGGTGCTCGGCGGCATGGGCAGCCTCTACGGCGTCGTCATCGCCGCCGTGGTGCTGGTCGGCGGTTTCGAGATCATGCGCGAACTCGACTTCCTGAAGCAGATCTTCGGCAACGACTTCGACCCGGCCCTCTATCGCGGCCTCATCTTCGGCGCCTCCATGGTCGTGATCATGTTGTGGAAGCCGCGCGGTCTGATCTCCACCCGGACCCCGACGGCCTTCCTGAAAGAACGCAAGACGGTATCCGGCGACCTCGTGAAGGAGGGCCACGGATGA
- a CDS encoding branched-chain amino acid ABC transporter permease has translation MEVFLQQLINGITLGSIYGLIAIGYTMVFGIIGMVNFAHGDVFMVSAFIAMITFLLIGALVGSVPVVIAIVLMLVVAMVLTSLWNWTIERVAYRPLRGSFRLAPLISAIGVSIFLSNFVQVTQGPRNKPVPGMLNDVIILVESPTYNVAISYKQIMIMVVTAILLAAFWYLVQKTPLGRAQRACEQDRKMASLLGIDVDRTISVTFVMGAALAAVAGVMYMVYYGVVSFSDGFNPGVKAFTAAVLGGIGSLPGAVVGGLLIGLIEVFWSAYFTIDYKDVAAFSILAITLIFMPQGLLGKPEVEKV, from the coding sequence ATGGAAGTATTCCTTCAGCAGTTGATCAACGGGATCACGCTGGGCTCGATCTACGGGCTCATTGCCATCGGCTACACGATGGTCTTCGGCATCATCGGCATGGTGAACTTCGCCCACGGCGACGTGTTCATGGTGTCGGCCTTCATCGCCATGATTACGTTCCTGCTGATCGGCGCCCTGGTCGGGTCCGTTCCGGTGGTGATCGCGATCGTGTTGATGCTGGTCGTGGCGATGGTGCTGACCTCGCTCTGGAACTGGACCATCGAGCGGGTCGCGTACCGGCCGCTGCGCGGTTCTTTCCGCCTCGCACCGCTGATCTCGGCGATCGGCGTGTCCATCTTCCTGTCCAACTTCGTCCAGGTGACGCAGGGACCGCGCAACAAGCCGGTGCCCGGCATGCTGAACGACGTGATCATCCTGGTGGAGAGCCCGACCTATAACGTCGCGATCTCCTACAAGCAGATCATGATCATGGTGGTCACCGCGATCCTGCTCGCCGCCTTCTGGTATCTGGTCCAGAAGACGCCGCTCGGTCGCGCCCAGCGGGCCTGCGAGCAGGACCGCAAGATGGCCTCGTTGCTCGGCATCGACGTCGACCGCACCATCTCGGTCACCTTCGTGATGGGCGCCGCGCTCGCGGCCGTCGCGGGCGTGATGTACATGGTCTACTACGGCGTCGTGTCCTTCTCGGACGGCTTCAATCCCGGCGTGAAGGCCTTCACGGCCGCCGTGCTCGGCGGCATCGGCTCGCTGCCCGGCGCGGTCGTCGGCGGGCTGCTGATCGGCCTGATCGAGGTCTTCTGGTCGGCCTATTTCACCATCGACTACAAAGACGTGGCCGCCTTCTCTATCCTCGCCATCACGCTCATCTTCATGCCGCAGGGGCTCCTCGGCAAACCCGAAGTCGAGAAGGTCTGA